A stretch of DNA from Mesorhizobium onobrychidis:
GTGCTTCGTTCTGGCCATCTGGGGCGGCATCGCCACCGCCGGCATCGTTGTCTATTACGGTGCGAAAATGCCGGCGGCCACCACCTGGGCCATTCCCGACCGCGCACCCAATATCAGGATCGTCTCCGTCGACGGAAAGCTGCTTGCCAATCGCGGCATGAGCGGCGGCGAAGCCGTCGGCCTGCATGAAATGTCGACCTATATTCCCGAGGCCGTCATCGCCATCGAAGATCGCCGCTTCTATTCGCATTTGGGCATCGACCCGATCGGTCTGTCCAGAGCCATGGTGGCCAACGTTCTCGGCGGGCGTTTTTCGCAGGGCGGCTCGACGCTGACCCAGCAATTGGCGAAAAACCTGTTCCTGACACCCGATCGCACGCTGGAACGCAAGGTGCAGGAAGTGCTTTTGGCGCTGTGGCTCGAGCACAAGCACACCAAGGACCAGATCCTCGAAATGTATCTCAACCGGGTCTATTTCGGCTCCGGCGCCTATGGTGTCGAAGCGGCCTCCCGCCGCTATTTCGGCAAGGGCGCGCGTGATGTCACATTGCCCGAAGCCGCACTCCTCGCCGGCCTGTTGAAGGCGCCGTCGCGACTGTCTCCGGCGCGTGACCCGAAGGCGGCCGAGCAGCGCGCGCAGCTCGTTCTCGCCGCCATGCGCGACGAAGGCAAGATCAGCGCCAAGGAACTGACCACGGCGATGACCGCGCCGGCGTCGCGGGTGGCATCCTACTGGACGGGCTCGGAAAACTATGTCGCCGACACCATCGTGGAAGAACTGCCCGACCTGATCGGCGACGTGCGCGGCGACATCATCGTCGACACCACCGTCGACCTCACGCTGCAGAAGCTCGCCGAACAATCGATCCGCCGGCTGATCGACGGGAGCGGCAAAAAGCTCAATGCCAGCCAGGGCGTGCTGGTGTCGATAGACAATTCCGGCGCGGTACGTGCCATGGTCGGCGGCTATGATTATTCGACCAGCCAGTTCGACCGCGCCTCGGAGGCGCGCCGCCAGCCGGGCTCGGCGTTTAAGCCCTTTGTTTACATGGCGGCGCTGGAGGCCGGCCGTACGCCCGACAGCGTGCGCAATGACGCGCCGATCAGAATAGGCAAATGGACGCCAACCAATTACGGCGGCAAGTATTTCGGCAAGGTGACGCTGGCGACGGCGCTGGCGAAATCGCTGAACTCGGTCGCCGCCCAGCTGACGATGGAAGTCGGACCTGACGCCGTCGTCGAGGCGGCGCATCGCATGGGCATCCAGTCCGACCTCACGGCCAACACCTCGATCGCGCTCGGCACCTCTGAAGTGACGCCGCTTGAATTGACGTCGGCCTATGTCCCCTTCGCCAATGGCGGCCACCGGCCGGACGTCCATTTTATCCGCCGCGTGACGACAGCCGGCGGCAAGGTGCTCTACGACAACAATGGCGGCGGCGCCCCGCGCGTCGTCAAGCCCGAGATCGTCGGTATGATGAACTCGATGATGACCGGCACTGTCGAAATCGGCACTGCCAGGAAGGCGGCCTTTGCCTGGCCGGCCGCCGGCAAGACCGGCACCAGCCAGAATTCGCGCGACGCCTGGTTCATCGGCTATACCGCCAATCTCACCACCGGCGTCTGGTTCGGCAATGACGATGGCAGTCCGATGAAGAAGGTCACCGGCGGCGCGCTGCCGGCGCAGGCCTGGCATGAATTCATGGTCGCCGCGCATGAAGGCGTGCCGGTGCGGCCGCTGCCTGGAACATGGAGGTCGACGCCTGCGGATACGATCGTGCAGGACGAAATACCGTCCAACACGCCGCAACCGGCGCCGGTACCGTCCGCTTCGGTCAGCCAATCCGCGCCGTCCGCCCAAAAAGCGTCATCGCCTCGCGCTGTGCGTCCAGCCGAAACGGTCGATGGCGGCGGCTTCGGCATGCCGGGCGGTGACAGCAACACCGCATCGATCAAGCGCCCGGTGCCGCCCGGTGATGTCGGCGGCCCGGTCAAGAAGCGGCAGACCTCCATCCTCGACATCCTCACCGGCGGCTGACCCCCCCTCGTCATCGATGCCGTGTTCCGCTACATCTCCGGGTTAAAAGTGCTAGAGCGTACTTTGTGCGTCCAAAAGGGACGCACGTCGCCCTAGAGAGACCGCGAATGGCTGAGACCGACACCAGAAAGACCATCGTGCTGACCGGCGCCAGCCGCGGCATCGGCCATGCCACGGTCAAGCGCTTTTCGCGCGAAGGCTGGCGCGTCATCACCTGCTCGCGCCAGGCCTTTGCCGAGGACTGCCCGTGGCCGGCCGGTCCGGAAGACCACATCAAGGTCGATCTGGCCGACCAGGAGGATGTCGGCATCGCGATCTCGGAAATCCGCCATCGGCTGGAAGCGCATGGCGGCCAGCTTCATGCGCTGGTCAACAATGCCGGCATCTCGCCGAAGCTCAAGGACGGCAACAGCCGCATGAATTCGATCGACACGCCGATGCACGTCTGGCGCGACGTGTTCCAGGTCAATTTCTTCGCACCGATCATGCTGGCGCGGGGATTATTTAGGGAATTGGCGTCGGCCAAAGGCTCGATCGTCAATGTCACCTCGATCGCCGGCACCCGCGTGCACCCCTTCGCCGGCACCGCCTATGCGACGTCGAAGGCCGCGCTCGGCTCGCTGACGCGCGAAATGGCGCATGATTTCGGCCCGCACGGCATCCGCGTCAACGCCATCGCACCCGGCGAGATCGACACGGCGATCCTGTCGCCCGGCACGGAAAAGATCGTCGAGACGATTCCGCTGCGGCGGCTGGGAACCACGGCCGAAGTCGCCGACATCATCTTCTTCCTGTGCTCGCAGCAGGCGTCCTATGTGACGGGCTCGGAAATCCACATCAATGGCGGCCAGCACGTGTGAGCGAACGCCGGCGACCGAGGGCTAAGTAATCGGTGCTTTCGGGTCTTCGGCCCCCTCTGCCTTGCCTTCCATCACCTCTTCCACAATCCCCCGCGCGATCTCGCGCTCACCCATGATGACGGTGTCGGCTCCGAGCCCCTTGAGATGCTCGACCTCGGCATCGGAATGGGCGCGGGCAATGACGTTGATCTTCGGGTTGGCGGCGCGGGCGCGCAGCACGATCTGTCCCGCCTCGAAGGCGTTGGGGATGGCGAGGATCAGCCGCTTCGCGCCCTCGGGATTGGCTGCGGCGAACACCTCGCTATTCGCCGCATTGCCGGATACGGTTTCGATGCCGTCGTCCTTGAGCTTCGCCAGCGTCTTGTCGGCATCCTCGATGACGAGGAAGGGCAGGGCGGCCTCCTTCAATGACGCGCCGACGAGGCTGCCGACACGGCCATAGCCGACCAGGATGGAGTGGCCGGTAAGCGCTGTGCTGGGCGGCGGGCCGTCCTCTTTCACCGGTGCCGCAACCGAAGCCAGTCGGCCTGGCTCCGTGGCGGGGCCGATCGGCTTTGCCTCATCGAGCGGCGCCATCTTGCCGGGGCGCCTTTCCAGCCAGGGTTTCATCCAGTCGACGGCAAGGAACATCAGCGGGTTGAGGACGATCGACAGGATAGCACCCGCGAGGATCAGGTCGCGTCCTTGTTCGGGCAGCAGCTTCAGCCCGACGCCGAGCTCGGCCAGAATGAACGAGAATTCGCCGATCTGGGCAAGGCTTGCCGAAATCATCAACGCGGTCGCGATCGGATAGCGGAAGGCGACGACGATGACGAAGGCAGCCAGCGATTTGCCGATGACGATGATAGCCAGTGTCGCCAAGATCGGCCAGCCATTGCTGACCAGGCTGAACGGGTCGAACAGCATGCCGACCGAAACGAAGAACAGCACGGAAAAGGCGTCGCGCAGCGGCAGCGATTCCTCGGCCGCCCGATGGCTGAGTTCGGATTCGCTCATGATCATGCCGGCGAAGAAAGCGCCCAGCGCCAGCGAGACGCCGAATAGCTTGGCCGCGCCGAAGGCGACCCCGAGAGCGATGGCCAGCACCGCCAGCCGGAACAATTCACGCGACCCGGTATGGGCGACGTAGTGCAGGATCCAAGGGATGACACGGCGGCCGACCACCAGCATGACGACGACAAAGGCGGCGACCTTGGCCAGCGTGATGCCGACGATACCCCAAACGCCGTAGCTCGCCGGCAGCAACAGCAGGCCGCCGCTGTGGATCTCCACCTGCTCCTGACCGCCCAGCACACCGGCCAGCGCCGGCAAAAGCACCAGCGCCAGCACCATGGCCAAATCCTCGACGATCAGCCAGCCGACGGCTATGCGGCCACGCTCGGTCTCGATCAGCCGCCGTTCCTGCAAGGCACGCAACAGCACCACGGTCGAGGCGACGGATAGCGCCAGCCCGAACACCAGCCCCGCGCCCATCGACCAGCCGAGCATCCAGGCAAGGACGGCGCCGAGCGCTGTCGCGAAGCCGATCTGCACGATGGCGCCGGGCACGGCGATGGCGCGGACCGACAACAAATCCTTCAACGAGAAATGCAGGCCGACGCCGAACATCAACAGGATCACGCCGATTTCGGCGAGTTCGTTCGCGAGGCCGGCATCGGCGACGAAGCCCGGCGTGTTCGGCCCGACCAGCACGCCGGCGATGAGGTAGCCGACCAGCGGCGGGATACGGAAGCGATTGGCAAGCGCGCCGAAGACGAAAGCCAGCCCCAAACCGGCGACGATGGTGGCGATAAGGGGCGTGTCATGCGGCATGGTCTATGGAGCGCCTTTCAAAAATCACGATGTCGGATATGCGCCGCCAAAAAGCAGCCGCCTTTGCAATATGGCGGCTCGGATGGCCGCGAGGCAACCCGCAAATGCCATGAATCGACGACAAGGGTGGCAGAAGGCGAGCCGCCTCGGGGCTGGCTAGCGCGCCTGATGCCAGCGATCAGGCCGCCTGCAGCAGGTTCTCGATGTCGACGATGGTGTGGTTGGTCAACGTCTTCGGAATTTCCACTGTGATTTTCTCGGTGACTTCCTTGTGCAGTTTTCGACGCATGTCGCCCAGCACCTGCGGCGGGGCGATCAGCACCATCTCCTTGAAGGCGCCGCGATGCGCGAGCTTGTACAGCCGCTCGGCAATTTCGTCGGCAAAACGCTCCTTACCGAGACGGTGCCAGTCAGTGTCCTCGACTGCGCTGCGGTGGACGGACGGGCCGTCGCTGTAGCGGCCGGGGCGGTCCGAACCTTGCTCTCGCGTCGCCGGATTCGCCTGTTCCATCTCCTGCACGACCTGAAGGTCGGGATATTGGGTGTCGCCACGGTTCTCGAGGAACAGCGCCTTCTCGCCGTCGGCCACCACGATCCACAGTCCGCGTTTCAGCTTGAGGTTGTTCACGGAGCGCTCCTTTTTCCTGTTTTTCATGGTTTTTAGGCCCGTCTCTGGAGCCATTGCGGCAGCTGAACAGCCAGGCTCGGATTCGCAGGGCAAACGCGCGCCGAGGCAGGAATGTTCCGGTGTTCTGCGCATCGCAGCTTTAGTCTACTTAATTAGTAGAATTTAGAAAAAAGTGTTTTGTAATACATCTCGCTTGTCGCTAAAACGGCCGCAGATCAAGGCTCGCAACAGCGGCTTGGATCCGCTCCACTCGTGGGTGTGGAATTTTTTTCTCCTGCCTTTGGTGCTTGCGGAAAAGCGATTGCTTCGCACGAAGCGATGCGCGAGTGCGTTCCTTCTGCTTTTTCGCGCCCGCGCGTAAAACCGACAGCGTATTCAGGATTCCACTCGCCATGCCGCAGGCCACCCCCAAGCTTAACGCCTTTCCCGTCTTCATACGGGTCGAGGGCGAAGCCGTGGCCATCGTCGGCGGCGGCGAGGAGGCTCTGGCCAAGGCACGGCTGATCGGCCAGTCGAGCGCCGCGCTGCGCATCGTCAGCGATGCCGCCGAGGCCGAGTTGCTGGCCTTCATCGCCGCGAATGGCGCCATCCACATTGCTGCCGCCTATGATGCCGCGCATCTCGAAGGCGCGGTGATGGTGTTTGCCGCCAGCGGCAATGAGGCGCTCGACCGACGCGTTGCCGAAGATGCGCGCCGGCTGGGCATTCCGGTCAATGCAGTCGATCGGCCGGAGCTGTGCGATTTCTTCACCCCGGCGCTGGTCAACCGCGCGCCGGTCGCCATTGCCATCGGCACGGAAGGGGCGGGCCCGGTGCTTGCCCAGATGCTGCGCAGCCGCATCGACCGCATGCTGTCGCCGTCGCTCGGGCCGCTTGCTTCGCTTGCTGCCTCGTTGCGCGGCACCGCTGAGAGATTGCTGCCGAAAGGCAATGCCCGCCGGCGCTTCTGGAGCGACTTTTTCGGCGGCGCACCGGCTCGCGCCATGGACGCCGGCCAGCTTTCGCAGGCGCATGACGCCGCCGTCGACCTGTTGCTTTCGAACGCGCCGGCATCGGGTCACATTGCCCTGGTTGGCGCGGGTCCCGGCGCCGAAGACCTGCTGACGCTGCGCGCCCACCGCCTGCTGATGGAAGCCGATGTCATCGTCCATGATGCGCTGGTGCCGGAGGCGATCGTCGCCATGGGCCGTCGCGACGCCGAGCGTCTGCCGGTGGGCAAACGCAAGGGCTGCCATACCAAGAGCCAGGCCGAAATCAACGCGCTGCTGATCGAACTCGGCCGCGACGGCAAGCGCGTCGTGCGGCTGAAATCCGGTGATCCGCTGGTGTTCGGGCGGGCGGGCGAGGAAATGGCAGCGCTGCGCGATGCCGGCATCGCCTACGAGGTGGTTCCGGGCGTCAC
This window harbors:
- a CDS encoding SDR family NAD(P)-dependent oxidoreductase; translated protein: MAETDTRKTIVLTGASRGIGHATVKRFSREGWRVITCSRQAFAEDCPWPAGPEDHIKVDLADQEDVGIAISEIRHRLEAHGGQLHALVNNAGISPKLKDGNSRMNSIDTPMHVWRDVFQVNFFAPIMLARGLFRELASAKGSIVNVTSIAGTRVHPFAGTAYATSKAALGSLTREMAHDFGPHGIRVNAIAPGEIDTAILSPGTEKIVETIPLRRLGTTAEVADIIFFLCSQQASYVTGSEIHINGGQHV
- a CDS encoding transglycosylase domain-containing protein gives rise to the protein MANRRDSRIEPSFEGPPRAKSSAGFSVSEEDRVVPSNRKTSAKRQSAKTKSSRRGRGKSRRGLFGVLGRLAYWCFVLAIWGGIATAGIVVYYGAKMPAATTWAIPDRAPNIRIVSVDGKLLANRGMSGGEAVGLHEMSTYIPEAVIAIEDRRFYSHLGIDPIGLSRAMVANVLGGRFSQGGSTLTQQLAKNLFLTPDRTLERKVQEVLLALWLEHKHTKDQILEMYLNRVYFGSGAYGVEAASRRYFGKGARDVTLPEAALLAGLLKAPSRLSPARDPKAAEQRAQLVLAAMRDEGKISAKELTTAMTAPASRVASYWTGSENYVADTIVEELPDLIGDVRGDIIVDTTVDLTLQKLAEQSIRRLIDGSGKKLNASQGVLVSIDNSGAVRAMVGGYDYSTSQFDRASEARRQPGSAFKPFVYMAALEAGRTPDSVRNDAPIRIGKWTPTNYGGKYFGKVTLATALAKSLNSVAAQLTMEVGPDAVVEAAHRMGIQSDLTANTSIALGTSEVTPLELTSAYVPFANGGHRPDVHFIRRVTTAGGKVLYDNNGGGAPRVVKPEIVGMMNSMMTGTVEIGTARKAAFAWPAAGKTGTSQNSRDAWFIGYTANLTTGVWFGNDDGSPMKKVTGGALPAQAWHEFMVAAHEGVPVRPLPGTWRSTPADTIVQDEIPSNTPQPAPVPSASVSQSAPSAQKASSPRAVRPAETVDGGGFGMPGGDSNTASIKRPVPPGDVGGPVKKRQTSILDILTGG
- the ybaL gene encoding YbaL family putative K(+) efflux transporter — translated: MPHDTPLIATIVAGLGLAFVFGALANRFRIPPLVGYLIAGVLVGPNTPGFVADAGLANELAEIGVILLMFGVGLHFSLKDLLSVRAIAVPGAIVQIGFATALGAVLAWMLGWSMGAGLVFGLALSVASTVVLLRALQERRLIETERGRIAVGWLIVEDLAMVLALVLLPALAGVLGGQEQVEIHSGGLLLLPASYGVWGIVGITLAKVAAFVVVMLVVGRRVIPWILHYVAHTGSRELFRLAVLAIALGVAFGAAKLFGVSLALGAFFAGMIMSESELSHRAAEESLPLRDAFSVLFFVSVGMLFDPFSLVSNGWPILATLAIIVIGKSLAAFVIVVAFRYPIATALMISASLAQIGEFSFILAELGVGLKLLPEQGRDLILAGAILSIVLNPLMFLAVDWMKPWLERRPGKMAPLDEAKPIGPATEPGRLASVAAPVKEDGPPPSTALTGHSILVGYGRVGSLVGASLKEAALPFLVIEDADKTLAKLKDDGIETVSGNAANSEVFAAANPEGAKRLILAIPNAFEAGQIVLRARAANPKINVIARAHSDAEVEHLKGLGADTVIMGEREIARGIVEEVMEGKAEGAEDPKAPIT
- a CDS encoding host attachment family protein, which translates into the protein MNNLKLKRGLWIVVADGEKALFLENRGDTQYPDLQVVQEMEQANPATREQGSDRPGRYSDGPSVHRSAVEDTDWHRLGKERFADEIAERLYKLAHRGAFKEMVLIAPPQVLGDMRRKLHKEVTEKITVEIPKTLTNHTIVDIENLLQAA
- the cysG gene encoding siroheme synthase CysG, coding for MPQATPKLNAFPVFIRVEGEAVAIVGGGEEALAKARLIGQSSAALRIVSDAAEAELLAFIAANGAIHIAAAYDAAHLEGAVMVFAASGNEALDRRVAEDARRLGIPVNAVDRPELCDFFTPALVNRAPVAIAIGTEGAGPVLAQMLRSRIDRMLSPSLGPLASLAASLRGTAERLLPKGNARRRFWSDFFGGAPARAMDAGQLSQAHDAAVDLLLSNAPASGHIALVGAGPGAEDLLTLRAHRLLMEADVIVHDALVPEAIVAMGRRDAERLPVGKRKGCHTKSQAEINALLIELGRDGKRVVRLKSGDPLVFGRAGEEMAALRDAGIAYEVVPGVTAAFAAAADFELPLTLRGVSSSMVFTTGHDLKGNSLPDWAKLAISGATVAVYMGRSVAAEVAGRLIEAGLSPDTAVAVVENASLANRRRFHGTLADLPSLEVRADLTGPVMTIIGDAVAGANFERSEPLAAHRHEGAAQTAAEGAER